The stretch of DNA TCCTTCAGGAGCGGCCCCAGGTGCCCGCCCTCCCTTCAGAGCTGCTGATGCAGCCGTGGGGCgcacctgcccctccctctgggaGACGGAGCGGATGAGCCCATCCACCAGCTCCTCACCCATCTCCTTGGTGGAGCGCTGCAAAGACAGTGACCGGCAGCCGGCCCCAAGCCATCAGAGCCCTGCCTGCCCTCGCCCCTGCTTCCTCTGCCCACTGACCTTCTGCTCTCAGATCAGTACAGACCTGTGTCTGCACAGACCTCCACCAGGATGAAAGAGAGACATCTCGAGGGCTCGGGATAAGCCTGGGCAGAAGGGTGACACCCCAGCACTCCACGTCCCACCCAGGCTTGACCTGGGGTGCAAACTTGACCTGCCCACCCGGTTTCCAAGCCCTCATCAGCCTGCTCCTGCTCAGGGCGGGCCCACCCCAGAagctccccccaccacacacacacacacacacacacacacacacggagagGGGACATAGGCTGCCAGGTGGGATCAGAGTGGTGGCCTGCTCTGGactggcctgccctgggcctccctgtGTTACTTTGGGTCCCTCTGGGTAAATGGCCAGAAGCGTCTGGGGTGAGACGGCACCCAAGTTCTGCACCGTCGGAAGATGCTCTCATCGCGGGCTTCCCTGAGGCTGCGGCCTCGGGACGTGGGGATGCAGCACAGAAAAACGCTGGTCACTCCACCGTCTCCAGCTAAGTGAGCTGTGGGGAGCTGTCTCTCGGATGTGGGTGCCTGGTCCCCAGGGTGTCATGTTCTGTTGGGCTCTGTGAGGTCACTGCCTGGGGTCCCCTGACCGATGCTTCCTCCTCACACAAGATGTCCCCATGGTCCCCTGGGCTGCTGACTGCTCGCCCTCCACCCCACGCCTGTCCACACACAGTCACCCCAACACggcccaccccacagcccccgGGGAGGCCTGGGTGCAACCAGGGCCCCAGCTTTGAGGACGCAGAGCCGGGTTCAGACCTGGGTCCCCCTCCTCACCAGTGACGTCACCCCGGACAAGCCGTGGGCCTCTCAGTCCTCCCCAGTCTCCCCAGCTGCACAGTGGGGGTCGTTCTGGCATCTGCTTCCTAAGGACGTCATCAGGTGTACAGACCTGTCAGTGCGTGCAGTGCCTGTCAACCCGTGGGCTGCTGTCACATGTGGCTCGTGCACAGACCTAGCAGTGGAAGGATGACACAAGGGCTGGGCGTACAGAGAACGCAGCTCACACAGGCCTGGGTCTGCTCTGGGGTCTGGGGAGTCACTTCCCCTCCCGCCTGTTCCTGGTCCCCCCGGGGAGGGGTGAAATGAAGTGATACTCAGACATCGTCCCCGCAGCGTACAACCTCCCGGCTCCTCCTATTCTGTTTAGACTCAGGTCCAGGTGCTCATCTCAGCCTAGGTGGGAGGCAGCCCCCACAGTGGCTCCCAGCACTCTGTGACTCTCTCTTTCTGACTCTCTCTGcatctcctctctgtctctgtctctgtctctgcctctgtctctgggATCCACTGTTCTGGAGAAGCAAGATCAGATATTATGAGCTGCCCTATGAGGCCCCAGCTCAAAGAACTGACAGAAGGTCACTACCCACAGACAGTAAAGATCTGAGACTCCCCCCCCATCCAAATGGAATCCTGCCAATGCCCCGTGAATGATCTCAGAGGCAGACCCCACCCCAGTTGAGCCTCAGTTGAGACCACAGCCTCAGGCTCCTGGGAGACCTTGAGGCAGAGGCTCCTAGCTGAGGAGCCTGGATCCTGGTACAGAAGCTGTGAGATGGTCAATGTTCTTGTAAGCGTTAAGTTGGGCAGTGCTGTCACACAGCGTAGGCAGCCAGTTCCTCCCTCCAGGCccgggcctggccctgccctcctccttccttcccagaccTTGTCCTCTGCAGCCTGCTCTGGGGATGGCCTGGCCCAGGCAGCCCCCTGGGCACCTTGGGGACCCCCTGCCCATCAGCCTGgcatctctccccctccccatgctATGGGCCCTGCGTGCGGCTAGGGGACTGGATGTCCCTGCCCCACGGCAGAGCCTCCtccacccctttcttctttcccccatCACTTCCCCAGGGTAGGCTCCCCTTCTGACCCCCCGCCGGGCagtcagagtgtgtgtgtgtgtgtgtgtgtgagtgtgtgagtgtgcccATGTGGCGACATGGCCATTAAAACACAGATGGAACAAAACCAAATGCAGATGCTGCAGGCAGACCCAGCCTTGGGGACAAACTGAATCAGGATGTCGTGTGACGTGTTTCAtcatgtggaaattaataaagaaaccttaactaaactgGGTGCGGAGGGCctgcagggggagctctcatACCCCATTACACACATCAATTGCACAGAACAGGAAGAGACACACActtgcatcttggacaggaagtaaaactactttactacagaaggaagatttctctgccCACctagcaacagcccagccaatcagaaacccagcagcccagccaatcagaaacactgcagcccagccaatcagaaatgccacaacctagccaatcagaaacactgcagcccagccaatgagaagctgttgctgcCCTGGTCTGATCCTCTCCCCAGCAGACTTTCCTTTAGAGCAGCCCCGCCCTCTgccccttttctctataaaagcagctccttcCTGTGTTCTCAGATTTGCTTATGGCTCACGGTAGTTTGTGTatctgaattgcaattcttttggctgttcCCAAATGAATTCATTTTGAGGCTCTGCAAGTCAACGGTCAGGACCTCTGAAAGATTTAAGGTGTGCCAAGTAGATTTTCGGGCTGTCCCAGAGGGTTCTAGGCTGCTTGAGACACAGTCCCTCAGTGGGCTGGTGACCCCAAAACTCTCATAATCAAATCTGGAGAAAGAGGCAGTTTCCTAAGGAACTGTGGATGTGGCTTTTAGCACCTGGAGTAAATCAGAACCAGGTACATAGAAAACCCACAAAGCACTTGAAAGAGCTGTGTTGGCAAAAGCGGTGACTGGGTGGTGCAAAGAGGAGAAAGGCTCTGATTTCCACAAGGGATCAGGTGCAGGTCCCAGCACCTCCTTCAGTGATGGCCAGAGCAAGTGAGGGGCACGTGGAAAAGGAAGGGGGTCTCAGAGGACAGAGCCAAGAGGTCAATGGACCAGGACCCCAACATAAACTTCTGGGaacaccccacccccagagtaACGAGACCCGACAGTGTTGTCCCAGCGGGACTGCAGAACTGCCATGGGCCGCGGCTGCTGTGTCCCCCGTTCTTCTTTCTCATGCAGGGCGTGTCGAAGTCATTTGCCCTCTGTCCCACCGTGGGGGGTGAGCATGTGGGAGTCTGATGACTTCTCATTTAGTTCAAAGGCGTGCGATCTAGAGGCGCCGCTGAAGGATGTAGACCCCAAGACCCCAGATTCAAGCCCGCTGCCCTGATCTGAGGAGGCTTGGGGGAGCTGAGACGGAAGGTGGGGTGAAGACACGACCCGCAGAGGTGGCTTGAAGGATTGTGGCCGAGAGTGAGAGCTGGTGCAGACTGTGCGTGGGGGCTGGCCCGTCACCCCTTCCTGCAGCGCGCCCTTAGCCGAGGGCTTCCCACTGGAGAAGCGAAGTGCATCTCCCGGCCTCCTGCCTTTGGGTTTGGCACTGTGACTTGACTCAGAGACGAGGCGAAAATGACAGTGCGCCTGTTCTGAGTCTTTAAAGGACTCGAGTTTCTTCCTGACCTGCTGTGCCTTCGTCTTTGCTGTGAGATGAACATGTCTTGGTTAGCCCACCGGGTAAAGGATGAGGGACGTGTGGAGCAGAGCCACCTCTGATGAGCCAGCCCCAACCAATCCACCTCCTGGTTGCACCTCCAACCCAAACTGCAAGAGCAAACCCAGCGGAGATCAGCAGAGCTGCCCAACAGAGACCCACCAACATCAGCCGGTCCCAAGCTGACACCCAGATGGGAGAGCTAAGTGACCTTGTGTTGCTTTATGGCTCAGAGGCTTTGGGGTTGTCTGTTACACGGTAGTGGCTGACTGATTCCATCCTGTTATTTTCTCCTTAGATGATCTCATCCGTGCTGTGACGTCCATTACCAAATACAGATCAGGGACTCCAGAGTGTCTCTCTGCCACCTAGATCCCCGCTCTGAACTCCAGCTCCTACAAGACACTCCAACAGGGGGCCCTGGAGCTCCTTCaacctcagccccagccctgctcttctGGGGTTCCCTCTCCTGGGACTGAACCACCTCTCTCGCCTGCCTTTCCCACCATGATGTCGCCCTTCCGCGTGGCCCCTGAGTCCACGCGCTTCCCTGCGTCTCCAGCATGGCCCCCGAGTCCACGCGCTTCCCTCCGTCTCCAGCACGGCCCCCGAGTCCACGCGCTTCCCTCCATCTCCAACACTCTGGGGTTCAAAGGTAGTTTCCTCTTCCGGGGATgtcctgctcccccagccccaccataACTTACTTACCTCCCCCCGCTCTCCCTTTCTTAGCTCAAATGCCGCTTCCTCCAAGAAGCTCTCCCtgacccctcctccctcacctggaGAGAGTCAGCCCTGCCCTTGTTGCCTCCAGATCTGTTTCTCTGAGTCTGTCCTCGTGTGCCTGGGTGTCTGCACGGCGTCCGCCTCTCCTGATAAGGCATCGGTTCTGCGGGGACTGTGCAGATTTGCTCCCTGCTCTCCCCCAGCAgccagcaccatgcctggcacgtGATAGGTGCTTGGAAATGTTTGGTCAAGAAGTGAACGGCTTCCTGAGGAAGTGTAGGATGTCAAGGACACAGAGAACAGTGGCATAGACTCTACAGAGAAGGCACACGGCAAGGATGACACTGGACCAGATCGCGGTCTATTTCACAGCAGATGGGGGACAGCAGCATCTTTCTGCCATGTGGTCtggaggacacaggaagaagggGTCTGGCTTGGCATCTCCTTGCCCAATCAGCATGTGCCCTCCTGCCTACATTGCTCGATGATCATAAAAGATCCCTCTGGGCTAGAGCCGTGGCCCTGGGTTCCACACCTTCAATGCTTTGGGGTCACCAAATGCTTCTCAACAAGCAGCTGGATGTGAGACCTGCAACCTGGAACAACACTCCAGGGGTCTAGGGGACCGCAAGTCAAGCCCCGAAGGAAAGAGCAGGCGGGCGGCTCCCTCTCACGGCAGGATGGTGTGCGCACAGGAggctgtgggagaggagagaggcgaTGAGAGGGCAGGGGCCGCTCTCAGGGAGCCCACCTCTGCCCATGACATGTGCTGGCTCGCCCTCGTTTCATAAATGCTAGTCTTGGGCACCGCAGAGGGCAGAGCCACACAGCCCCTGGTCCTCTAGCCGCAGCCTCAGAGACCTGATCAGACAGAGCATCTGTGCCCCGGGCACCGCCTTTCGCTCCCTGTGCAGGGCCTGCCGGGGTGACAAGCTGATGCTGGTAGAGGACCAGGAGGCGGGCATGGGGACGCACATGCAGGCGTGCCTTCACAGTTGGCttcagatctttaaaaatgtgGCACTGTTGTCctctcatctctccttccccatgTGAGTCAGCTCTCTAGTGGGATGGGCAGGTGGGGCCAGGACGCTGTTGTCCTGGACCCAGAGCCTTGCAACTGTATTTACCGTCTTTCGGGAGAATGGTTGCACTCTTTGAGAGCTCCAACATCTCACACGTGTCTACGAATTTTTTCATACTTGGGAAGCTGGATGTGGTCTGTCTGCCTGCGGTTGGAAAGCAGAGTCACGTCAGAGTTTCCAGGTCCGGCCATTTGGGGCTGCACCGGACCCCCACAGCCCGCAGCCTCAGGGGGCATTTCCCACTTTCTCCAACTGGGCTGCTCATCCCACCCACTGGGGTGCCTGGAAGTGGGGTCATGCCCCTCCCCGACCCCGGTCACTTCCACaccacccagcccacccccaggCAAAACATCCTCGGGGCTCCACATCCAGCCTTTGCTGTCAccactgcctctcctcccctcctcccactgtcAGCCTGTGGGGGGCGGCTACTTTTGCTTTCTGACTGCCCCCTTTGCAGTGGCCACTGGCCTCCCCCACTCACCGTGCTGTGGTCACCTCTGAGACCTGCCTGGGTGGTCCCGATGTCCAGGGCCCCATGCTCTACCCACCCACCCCAACCCAGCCCCACGTCACCCCTGCTGCAGCCTGCACCTCCTGGGCTGTGACTGACCCCTGTGGACTGCATGTTGAAGCCCTGTGTGATGGGGTCAGGAGGGGGGgccttgggaggtaattagggtcaGATGGGGTCGTGAGTGTGGGGTCCTCGTGATGAGACTGGTGCCCCTGGGGGAAGAAGGAGACCAGAACTCTCTCCCCGGGCACACGAGCACAGCGAGAAGGCGGCCGTCTGCAAAGCAGGCAGAGGGTCCCCGCCAGGCCCGCAGCGTGCTGGACTCTGAGCTGCAAGGACCACGTGTCCGCGTGGAAGCACCCGGTCTGTGCTGGTCTGTGACGGTGCCAAGCTGCCTGGGCAGAGGTCTCCCTTTTGCCAATGTCCTCACCTCTGAGCTCCACCCTCCTCGGTCCCCCTCTGTCCCCCTCGGCGCCCCTCCCTGCCCGCACCCTCCGCACTCGCTGCCCaggaggcccaggctgggggctgggggcggccGGACTCACTGAAGAGCAGTAGGGTCTTGGAGGAGCGGCCGGCCCGGCCCAGGCGCAGGTGCACGAGGCCGGAGCTGTAGTCGGTGCACAGCACGCGGAAGCCCTCCACGCCCTTCACTGCAGGGGCACAGGGCACAGAGCCGCCACTCACACCTGGACCGCCCGCCCAAGTGCCCAATGCCCAGTGGGGGTCTGGAAGGGGTCGCAGAGCCACCCTGATCCCTCTCTCCAGGCCCAGCCTGGGCGCACGCGCGCCGTGTGGCTCTGGGAAGGCAAGACCTGGGGACCACAGCCAGCCTGGCCACCTTGTGCTTCGGTGTCTGTCCCGCCCACCCACGTTCTCGGGGGCAgaagggcagctgggggcagTACGGTCAGGGGCATCGCGTCCAGTATCTCGGTGGCCTTAGCCAGGACTCTCCCACCCCAGGTCTTCCTTCGGGCCCGGCCATCAGACGTACGGGTGTTCCTGAACACGGCCTTCTTCCTGTCTTTCCGCAGAAGTAACGTGTGGGACTGGCACCCCTGCGACCTGCAGGGCAGGGGTGCTGAGAGCTCGCAGCCAGCGAGCCCCTTCTTGGCTCAGTTGTTCTGGAATTTTCCAGTATAGACTGGGGGAAGTGGGGTCCCACGGCGTATGGGAAACGCTCCAAACACCCCTGCCTGCCCAGTGCCAGTGGCTGCAGAGGCCTCTCCCATGCAGCCCTCTGGACTTTAGGGGCAGGAAGTGATGGGGGTCTGGCTGTGGGGATCCCTGTGGGATTTCCAGACCCACCACGGGTCTGGCTGACCCTCACCTGGGGAAGGGGAGACGCCCTGGGCTCTTTGCAGCCGGGGGTCTGAGAAGGGCGTGCCAGGACCCCGCCCTCGCGCACTCACTGGTTGAAGGCGAGGACCATCTTCAGCTGGCCCGTTTTGTGAACCCTCACCATGCACGCCCCTAGCTTCCTCTTGTCTCTGCTCGGCAAGAATCCTGGGGCATTAGAGGCGATGGCAAGAATGTACCAGAACCCTGCAAactgcagagagggagggggaagcacAGAGGTTAGTTCCCAGCCAGGACCCCAGAACTCACGGGACGAGTGACACTTGCCTGAGGCCCAGCCCGCCTCCAGAGTCCACGGCTACCCACCCCAGGCCGTGGAGGGCAGGTGCCCAGCTGGTCCGGCCCGaggcagcacagggctgggccgTGGGCATCGCGTGGGAGCTGGCTTCTCGCGTGGTCCTCCTGGGGGCCCGCCCTTCCAGCTCGCCCCTGCACCCTGCCCACTGACTGTTCCTGCCGCAAACCCACGCTCCCACAGTCTTCTCAGCCTGCGCCCACAG from Equus quagga isolate Etosha38 unplaced genomic scaffold, UCLA_HA_Equagga_1.0 209743_RagTag, whole genome shotgun sequence encodes:
- the LOC124233692 gene encoding epididymal-specific lipocalin-10-like; the encoded protein is MGPGRLLPTLALALVLAVGSQPQEQIPREVHNLNWNKFAGFWYILAIASNAPGFLPSRDKRKLGACMVRVHKTGQLKMVLAFNQSQGCQSHTLLLRKDRKKAVFRNTLKGVEGFRVLCTDYSSGLVHLRLGRAGRSSKTLLLFSRQTTSSFPSMKKFVDTCEMLELSKSATILPKDASCAHTILP